The DNA sequence cattgaaaaaaatggcctctagagaggtcaaaagatttaaataattttagacctactgacctagttttagatcgcagttgacccagtttcaaacttgacctagatatcatcaagatgaacattctgaccaatttttatggagatccattcacaagtatggcctctaaagaggtcacaaggtttttctatttttagacctactgacctagtttttgaccgcacatgaccctgtttcgaacttgacctagatatcatcaagatgaacattcagaccaactttcatgaagatccattgaaatatatggcctttagagaggtcacaaggtttttctattatttgacctactgacctagtttttgagggcacgtgacccactttcgaacttgacctagatatcatcaagatgaacattcagaccaactttcatacagatcccatggaaaatatggcctctagagaggtcacaaggtttttctattatttgacctactgacctagtttttgatggcacgtgacccactttcgaacttgacttagatatcatcaaggagaacattctgactaatttccatgaagatttcatgaaatatatggcctctagagaggtcacaaggtttttctatttttagacctactgacctagtttttgaccgcacgtgacccagtttcgaacttgacctagatatcatcaagatgaacattcagaccaactttcatacagatcccatgaaaaatatggcctttagagaggtcacaaggtttttctattatttgacctactgacctagtttttgagggcacgtgacccagtttcgaacttgacctagatatcatcaaggtgaatgttctgaccaattttcatgaagatcttgtgaaatatatggcctctagagaggtcacaaggtttttctatttttagacctactgacctagtttttgaccccacgtgacccagtttcgaacttgacctagatatcatcaaggtgaacattctgaccaattttcatgaagatcttgtgaaatatatggcctctagagaggtcacaaggtttttctatttttagacctcctgacctagtttttgaaggcacatgacccagtttcgaacttgacctagatatcatcaaggtgaacgttctgaccaattttcatgaagatcttttgaaatatatggcctctagagaggtcacaaggtttttctatttttagacctactgacctagtttttgaaggcccgtgacccagtttcaaacttgacctagatatcatcaagatgaacattctgaccaattttcatgaagatcttatgaaaaatatggcctctagagaggtcacatggtttttctatttttagacctactgacctagtttttgatggcacgtgacccagtttcgaacttgacctagaatttaccaagatgaacattctgaccaattttcataaagatcccatgaaaactgtgacctctagagatgtcacaaggaaaagtttacggacggacagacgcacgcacggacgacggacgctgcgcgatcacaaaagctcaccttgtcactttgtgactggtgagctaaaaaatgtataaatttcttttaaagaaattgttggcTTTTTATCCAAAGGTGTTTATTGGCCTCAATGATTATACCTCAATATacacaaaaaatttaaatatatgtattaaaatgtaaagggtatatatacatatatacagcaatgagaaattacaaataaatattaaagtggTTTTACATAAGGCctgaaaaaattctttgtttccggtaaaatgCCCAAGGGTAGGTAGGCTGGAAAATTGtttgggggaatttttttttctgaagttgaaccgagacattttatttttgtgtcaagATGAACACATATatgggggttatgcctttagagcattaggaagttgatttctaacatcactgaccattttaatagcataaaaagtgcagtttggcaacttgtcaaaaagttgaaaaaaatattctccaaggccataaaaacatttagggtcgggcctaaaaatttaaggtaggtcgggataccggaaacaaacaattttttatgcctAATAATAGGTAGACTGTATtctgaaagtgtttcttatgttTTACTCATTATGAAGCTCTTCCCTGACTGTTCAGGAGTACCTTACTGTAAATAATGAAACACAGtcattgtcatcaaatgtaattacaacatttttaaGGTATAAGTAATTGGCTTTCTGCAATTTCCATGTAATCATGTATTTGGGAGCAATTTAACATTCTCTGGATTGAACTATCACAATCAttgctttccatgaaaaattaataaatacttaGCGTAACTAACTTAGCATGTTATTTCATGATTTCTAAACACTACCGCAAACTAActataagatgttttatttattgtggTAAACAAAGTAAATGGGTATTACTCCCCACTTGGTATTCAAACAAcagcatgtttattttattgagtcggctaaaggctgaaagccttttgacgagtccttgctgttcagcgattctctaaatgaaCCGATTAACACATGAagagatgtagttccattagatttctcaaacttcaaacagttcactgcatgaatgaagttaagttgtgtcaattccctttgctatgaccaatatacgatgtaatctgtcatatttatgacttgtaattgtgcaatactcgaatgtaactcattaagcataaatgtgcattttaagaattgcgcaggcttacaaagcttgggtaacatccagcgaaagacaaaaaatagttccacagggctccagataagatgcgtattagcgtaaattacatatagaaataatgcaaatacgcatgtctaataatttctaagcgtataaaaacgtatataaaattacagaaacgcacacaatgcttttttaaaaacaaaatctgaatcatctggatgcgttaggtaacatagccgatcagccttaattctcccacattgaacgtaaacacgcattgtatgatttctataaactttgcgtgggttgaattttgcagtcagtaaacggataaattatcagaagaagaagctcttactggtttgtttagttactactgatattaaaaatgattttaattcttatttttcgagaaataaacaaatcggcgaaacattaaattgtattttcctgtagtttttgaaatcgaaagtagatcgtctatgtttggctgctttcacgaaacgaaacaacttttttatgaaaagatttaaataagaggtaatttaaccgtaaacttcaatgtcagatactgccaattgctgctaaatgtcttcgtatcatcacaatttgtaaaatatattgttgaaactggagaaaagtgtaatcgtatccggatataatattttgggtaaatatcgagctgtgttatgaaattttaagaaaaaaactaaaaacaaactgaaactggtagactatactgtcagtacatcaatcattagccgactcgggcccttcaggcctttgattgttTAATTGTCATGGTCCTCATGCTCCAAAAAATTGTCagtaatattatacaaaaatgtttagGTATTGAAATGTTTCAATGATGAAAAATCATAATTAGTTATTGTTCGAGTTATTGTGTGGGGTTTATAACTTCAgatatatataaactgtttttTGTTGGGCCTTCTCAACTTCTCATTTACATTTATCACCTAAATTGAgtgaaaatattgatggtaaaattttAAAGGAGTTAGTTAAAAATTTCTTTCAGGTCAGTTTTTGAAATGGTCTGTAAAGCATGTAAAGCATAATGAAAAGCATGTCATTTTCTTTTGGACTCCTGGCTAGTCTTGGGTTTTGAATTTTCAAGAAAGTTCAGTATAgcctctttcaaaatgttgacagTAGAAGAAAGATATACAATACTGTATTGAAGTTATTAAGCTGTGGAAACGTTTGAATCATAAACTATCATTGGGGAattcctaaaatcattgaaacacTGTCAATataagagttgtccattttgctttcagatattttgaaaaggtcatttttttgtataccaaatatttcaatttttattcatataGAAGATTAATCAGCAATATATTCAGTAAACTGGTGCAAAATTTGCAATGATCAGAGAACCTAACACTGAACTATTTATAATAGTATCAACAACATTCCCAAGTCGTTTCGTTCCTTTGAATTTTCATATATTGTGTCCTTCCTATCTCCATGCATGTTGCATGATACCACTGTTCACATATCTCGCACTCAACCCACCGCATGCCACTTCTCCCTCGCTTAAAGCACTTTTTACATAATTCGTCGGCCGACACTTCAGTGGGCAGCAATAACATGTCTAATTTCCTTTTCCCCTTAACCAGCTGCACTGGGGCTTTATTTGAGTGAGTGCTGACTGTCTGTAATGGAGTTGCAGCTGGTGGTGTATGTCTTTGATCAGTCAGTGAAGTGGATACAGGTGATTCTTGAGTTTCAGATGTAGATCTAGGTGTATGTGAGGTTGTCTTGATTTCAGGAGTTGTTGGTGTAGATGTTGTTGCAGATGTGGTAGGTGGTGAATCTTGAGGTTCAGAGGTAGATCTAGGTGTATGTGAGGTTGTCTTGACTTCAGGAGTTGTTCTTGTAGATGTTGTTGCAGATGTGGTAGGTGGTGAATCTTGAGGTTCAGAGGTAGATCTAGGTGTATGTGAGGTTGTCAGGATTTCAGGAGTTGTTCTTGTAGATGTTGTTGCAGATGCGGTAGGAGTTGAAGGTGCTGTAGTTTCAGTGGGTCCCAGGCATTTCTCTACCTCTGAAATAACAAAAGATCATTTTTGTCATTGTAAACCTATGTTAAAGAGAATGATTTCGCTGTCAACTTGCTAGACATTACAGGTCATCATTAAATAACCATTTTTtcatagttatttttttattcaatgaaaatttaccaaTTAAACATGGTGTATGCATTTCATAACTAACATACTTCTCATTGCAATACACTAAAACTGGCAAAAAGCAATGCCCTTTAAACTGTAAATGTGCATGAAGTGTCTCATTAAAGTCAAACTCAGCAACCAcctattagacatttacggattaagtctacgtggactgtggacacctaaggcgatagatttttcaaggggaccgtctcaacatagttcagttatattatgcgcgatatgaaaaagtgtttataacggtaatagggtttgagttattatatcatcactatgcggtaggtgatattaatttggatgtgcctgtttttagctcgacttttcgaagaaaaagtagagctattgcactctctccggcgtcggcgtctccgttgggttaaaatttttgataaagtcaaatatttctgttactgtcaaagctgttgacttgaaacttaaaatacttatttactatcaaagtctacacaaggaagaacaatccccataactctgattgaatttttacagaattatgcccctttttaatttagcattttttggttatagtttttgataaagtcaaatatctctgttactatcaaagctattgatttgaaacttataatatttatttactatcgaagtctacaccaggagaaataatccccataactctgattgaattttgatagaattatgccccttttaacttagaatttttgattaaagtttgtgataaagtcaaatatctctgttactatcaaagctattgacttgaaacttaaaatagttatttactataaaagtctacacaaggaagaacaatccccataactctgatttgaacttttacaaaattatgcccctttttaattaagaattttctgttaaattttattataaagtcaaatatctctgttactatcaaagctactgacttgaaacttaaaataatgatttactatcgaagtctacaccaggaaaaacattctgcgttactctgatttgaattttgatagaattatgtccctttttaacttagaatttttggttaatttttttgataaagtcaaatatctctgttactatcaaagcaattgacttgaaacttaaaatacttatttactatcgaagtctacacaaggaaaatcaatccccataactctgattgaatttttacagaattatgcccctttttaattaagaattttctgttaatttttttgatcaagtcaaatatctttgttattatcaaagctattgacttgaatcttaaaatactaatttactatttaagtctacatgcgtagaaacaatccccataactctgatttgaattttgttagaattatgtccctttttaactgagaatttttggttcaagtttttgataaaggcaaatatctctgttactatcgaagctattgacttgaaacttaaaatagttatttcccatcaaaggcttcaccaggagaaactatccgcataactctgattgaattttgatagaattatgcccctttttaacttagaatttttggttgaagtttttgataaagtcaaatatctctgttactatcaaagctattgacttgaaacttaaaatagttatttactatcgaaatctacaacaagaaaagcaatccccataactctgatttggattttgacagaattatgcccctttttaattaagaattttctgttatttttttttgatcaagtcaaatatctttgttactatcaaagctattgacttgaatcttaaaatactaatttactttttaagtctacacgcgtagaaacaatccccacaactctgatttgaattttgttagaattatgtccctttttaactgagaatttttggttaaagtttttgataaaggcaaatatctctgttactatcgaagctattgacttgaaacttaaaatagttatttactatcgaaatctacaccaaggaaagcaatccccataactctggtttggattttgacagaattatgcccttttttaacttagatcattttgttaaaatgtttgataatttcaaatatctctgttactattaaagcttttgacttgaaacttaaaatagttatttactatcgaagtctacacaaggaaaatcaacccccataactctgatctgacaAGAAATTATAACTCTATGTGGTCGCAcctttgaattatctcccttttgacACTTCTTGACCGGATGATAAACTAAATAAGTATTGAAAATACCAAGtcgtaactttatacaatgttaGACCTCATTGAAcggaagtgcagtgacaaggaaccataactgtagttggtcccatttttaataatctccatttttaaaccttctttggggcataactcgaatactatgcaagatagatttcatattttacaaactgatagaagtcagtgagaaggagtgtagggacaaggaaccataatctaggtcgtcccattttttaattatctaccttttttgaaaactttatacttactctagatgccacattttctttacgaaatttagtccaaagaccaaacatttctctttttaattgtataaaaaattaaaatacagttatCTGGGATATAAAAGTCAGTCGATAGGTCATatcatagaaataccttttcaacagtcTGAAGGCCTAGTTTCTACGTACATGTCTGTGCATCCCTTATGTGTAGAAGTAAACATAACGGATTGAGTGTATAAAGTGaaaactgtcaacaagaaatgaatttcatttaattcatgtttatgccataatacagtataaatcggaacattttttattttgattattttcctatcttccgttcatttatctagtaaaaaagctgtccatctcttcgtccatccactactgacgaattaaaacaataaagttatacgaatacaaagtctttaacgcggataatacagaaataacaagtgctccgccaagcggggcaatatacgcccgaaggattatatcaggggatgggagcaaaatttaaaaggacaacaaagggaagaaattccccgaaaaactctaagtccactaaaatcattaccaggtacagatatgttaaaatacaccttaactttgcaggtaccatccatgttgtaccacagaaaagtggtatcggttttttccctacggccaataataaaaatgttacaaaataacctatttatagtaacataaaagggaagtaattcaataaaaaaatattgtaagtgaacaaaaaatgggtatgccaaataaaaccaagagcaccgcaatgcaaagcaacataaacacaaaacaaagtcatgtgaccattgacccctaagtgtgaccttgaccttgaagcgagccatgcgctctgcacgtcgtctcaatgtggtgaacatttgtgccaagtttctttaaaatccttcaagcagttcaacagttacacatcgcactcgaaacaaagttatatgacttttgaccccttagtgtgaccttggccttgtatctagccatccaaaacatgcgctctgcacgtcgactcgatgtggtggacatttgtgcaatgtttctttaaaatccctcatacagatcaagcgttacagagcggacacgaaacaaagtcatatgaccttgacccctaagtgtgaccttggccttaaagcaatccacctgatacaggcgctctgcacgtcctcttgatgtggataacatttgtttcaaatttgtttaaaatccttcaaggagcggagtcgacacgaaattgttaacagacagacggacagacagacaaacagacagacagccaaatgaacacctgtggtatcccaaaatacgtcccttcgggcgtataataacaacaaaggaatggagacgcaagatattacgttttctacagttttcacaatgttttatctgctgacctacattttgatcccaactgacccagtttagatttttgtatgttggacgacgacgacgatggaatacggataccttgcgatcagactagctcatcttttcaactttgtcgcagatgcgcaacttataatattgaagaacatttcaggaaagtgttatgacgctagatcaaatactttttgcgatatgtataacaaaacatttctctggcgaacagacggacggacagacaaatccaagtattatcctgtgcagtgacatattaagccagaccttaccatcattatagaaatgttttcctaccaaacataaattaaaattattatgttgagacggtccccttgaaaaatcgatcgtcctaggtgttcacagtccacgtagacttaatccgtaaatgtctatttttAGCAGCCATTTGCCTTAATCAGTCATTCTGCTTACTTTCACTGTTATTAAAAGAGATAATGACCTAAGGCCTGCAGTATTGTCTTTAAAACTTAGTAAAGTATGAGTTCTTTAAGgtaatgaattttgattattacCTCTGACAAGGTCTGGATGAAGGTTCCTGGTAGGGATATGTACCATTTTTCTGGTCCTTCCATTAACCTTTGTCGGCTTGTTTCGGACTGCCCCATAGTTGCCGATGGTATCTATCTCCCTTATTATAGACTGATCCACTGCCAGAACAGATCCACCTTTGATGATTGCAGCTGTGTTTGTGGTGATTTTCTATTTAGAGAAATAACAACCATTATTATCATAAAATTCCTTCAATATTCAACTTTAGTCTATATGCTGTGAAATCGCATGAgaaaattaaagttttgtttattcctttttttttcagtaaacttCAGATTTATCTCAGTAACACTAA is a window from the Mercenaria mercenaria strain notata chromosome 7, MADL_Memer_1, whole genome shotgun sequence genome containing:
- the LOC123557675 gene encoding mucin-5AC-like, with the protein product MVLEEHAKAASAALPMVMQVLTTKLDIEDVHNECRRLKVMLPVEMRILEGIALNVYVTRQILNLAGRYGYMKLVNEYVHEMMVPYYKRQLSSAALPREPNVQAPTNNDVQSVVYVEKITTNTAAIIKGGSVLAVDQSIIREIDTIGNYGAVRNKPTKVNGRTRKMVHIPTRNLHPDLVREVEKCLGPTETTAPSTPTASATTSTRTTPEILTTSHTPRSTSEPQDSPPTTSATTSTRTTPEVKTTSHTPRSTSEPQDSPPTTSATTSTPTTPEIKTTSHTPRSTSETQESPVSTSLTDQRHTPPAATPLQTVSTHSNKAPVQLVKGKRKLDMLLLPTEVSADELCKKCFKRGRSGMRWVECEICEQWYHATCMEIGRTQYMKIQRNETTWECC